Proteins found in one Zea mays cultivar B73 chromosome 1, Zm-B73-REFERENCE-NAM-5.0, whole genome shotgun sequence genomic segment:
- the aos4 gene encoding allene-oxide synthase4, protein MATATYLSSSFSSPPPPSSRARLRRQTTRAGASAATDRPREVLSPKRRLPLREVPGDYGPPVLGAVRDRFEYFYGPGGRDGFFASRVRAHGSTVVRLNMPPGPFVARDPRVVALLDAASFPVLFDTSLVDKTDLFTGTFMPSTDLTGGYRMLSYIDPAEPSHGPLKALLFYLLSHRRQHVIPKFREVYGDLFGVVENELARVGKADFGHHNDAAAFSFLCQALLGRDPAESALHGDGPKLITKWVLFQLSPLLSLGLPKHLEDSLLHSFRLPPALVRKDYGRLADFFRDAARTVVDEGERLGIAREEAVHNILFATCFNSFGGMKILFPSLVKWLGRAGARAHGRLATEVRDAVRAHAGEVTMKALAEMPLVESAVYEALRIEPPVAMQYGRAKRDMVVESHDYGFEVREGEMLFGYQPMATKDPRVFARAEEYVPDRFLGEDGAQLLRHVVWSNGPETASPTLQDKQCAGKDFVVLIARLLVAELFLRYDSFDVQVGASALGSSVTITSLKKATF, encoded by the coding sequence ATGGCCACGGCGACCTACctctcctcctccttctcctcgccgccgccgccgtcatcACGCGCCCGCCTGCGGCGGCAGACGACCAGGGCGGGCGCGTCGGCGGCGACGGACCGCCCGCGCGAGGTGCTGTCCCCGAAACGCCGGCTCCCGCTGCGGGAGGTGCCGGGTGACTACGGCCCGCCGGTGCTGGGCGCGGTCCGCGACCGGTTCGAGTACTTCTACGGGCCGGGCGGCCGCGACGGCTTCTTCGCCTCCCGCGTGCGCGCGCACGGCTCCACCGTGGTGCGGCTCAACATGCCGCCGGGCCCCTTCGTGGCGCGCGACCCGCGCGTGGTGGCGCTCCTGGACGCCGCCTCCTTCCCGGTGCTCTTCGACACCTCGCTCGTCGACAAGACGGACCTGTTCACGGGCACCTTCATGCCCTCCACCGACCTCACCGGCGGCTACCGCATGCTCTCGTACATCGACCCCGCCGAGCCCAGCCACGGCCCGCTCAAGGCGCTCCTCTTCTACCTCCTCTCGCACCGTCGGCAGCACGTGATCCCCAAGTTCCGCGAGGTGTACGGCGACCTCTTCGGGGTCGTGGAGAACGAGCTCGCCCGGGTCGGCAAGGCCGACTTCGGCCACCACAACGACGCCGCCGCCTTCTCCTTCCTCTGCCAGGCGCTGCTGGGGCGCGACCCCGCCGAGTCCGCGCTCCATGGCGACGGGCCCAAGCTGATCACCAAGTGGGTGCTGTTCCAGCTCAGCCCGCTGCTCAGCCTCGGCCTGCCCAAGCACCTCGAGGACTCCCTGCTCCACTCGTTCCGCCTCCCGCCGGCGCTGGTCAGGAAGGACTACGGCCGGCTCGCCGACTTCTTCCGCGACGCGGCCAGGACCGTGGTCGACGAGGGCGAGCGCCTCGGCATTGCGCGGGAGGAGGCGGTGCACAACATCCTCTTCGCCACGTGCTTCAACTCCTTCGGCGGCATGAAAATCCTGTTCCCGTCGCTCGTCAAGTGGCTGGGCCGCGCCGGCGCGCGCGCGCACGGCCGGCTGGCCACGGAGGTGCGCGACGCCGTGCGCGCCCACGCCGGCGAGGTCACCATGAAGGCGCTGGCGGAGATGCCGCTGGTGGAGTCGGCCGTGtacgaggcgctgcgcatcgagccCCCCGTGGCCATGCAGTACGGCCGCGCCAAGCGGGACATGGTGGTGGAGAGCCACGACTACGGCTTCGAGGTGCGCGAGGGCGAGATGCTCTTCGGCTACCAGCCCATGGCCACCAAGGACCCGCGCGTCTTCGCGCGCGCCGAGGAGTACGTGCCCGACAGGTTCCTCGGGGAGGACGGCGCGCAGCTGCTCCGCCACGTCGTCTGGTCCAACGGGCCCGAGACGGCGTCGCCCACGCTGCAGGACAAGCAGTGCGCCGGCAAGGACTTCGTCGTGCTCATCGCGCGCCTTCTCGTCGCCGAGCTCTTCCTCCGCTACGACTCCTTCGACGTCCAGGTCGGCGCCTCCGCGCTGGGGTCGTCGGTCACCATCACCTCGCTCAAGAAAGCCACCTTCTGA